One part of the Tunicatimonas pelagia genome encodes these proteins:
- a CDS encoding glycosyltransferase family 4 protein, with protein sequence MLKPKILFILHYPPPVVGAAVVGQFIKESSAINTSFEADYINLATASDLRQINKGGLAKIGTFFKIQWKVIKALFAKSYDLCYLSFTAKGLGFYKDLAIVLVLKLFRKSVIYHMHNKGVQPNSKNKFNDFCYQLAFNSAKVILLSPHLYQDIAKYVPADRVFYCPNGIPATPQDSDLSKERQESDTGKILFLSNMTVEKGAYVLLEACKLLKEKGAIFECHFVGDWFDISESDFQRKIALYGLDTCVFAHGKKYGEEKEYFLRSANIFALPTYYHNECFPLVLLEAMKYALPIVSTSEGGIADIVVENETGFIVTQQDAAALEEKLEALINAPKLRSTLGVAGRERYERLYTLDSFEKNITRILKTAVQKD encoded by the coding sequence TATCCTGCATTATCCCCCTCCGGTGGTAGGAGCAGCTGTTGTGGGTCAATTCATTAAAGAAAGCTCAGCAATCAATACCAGCTTCGAGGCAGATTATATCAACTTAGCTACTGCCAGTGATTTAAGGCAGATTAATAAAGGGGGACTCGCCAAGATTGGGACTTTTTTCAAAATTCAGTGGAAAGTAATCAAAGCATTATTTGCCAAATCGTATGATTTGTGCTACCTGAGTTTTACTGCCAAAGGATTAGGCTTTTATAAGGACTTGGCGATAGTGTTAGTACTAAAGCTTTTCAGAAAAAGTGTGATTTATCATATGCACAACAAGGGTGTGCAACCAAATAGCAAAAATAAATTTAATGATTTCTGCTATCAGCTAGCGTTTAATAGTGCTAAGGTTATTCTATTATCTCCCCATTTGTACCAAGATATTGCCAAGTACGTGCCAGCCGATCGGGTGTTTTATTGCCCTAATGGTATACCGGCTACTCCGCAAGACAGCGACCTCTCAAAGGAAAGGCAGGAGAGCGATACTGGTAAAATTCTCTTCTTATCTAATATGACGGTTGAGAAGGGGGCATACGTATTGTTAGAGGCCTGTAAATTGCTTAAAGAGAAAGGTGCTATTTTCGAGTGTCATTTTGTGGGTGACTGGTTCGATATATCTGAGTCAGATTTTCAGCGCAAAATTGCCCTCTATGGCCTAGACACATGCGTTTTTGCTCACGGCAAAAAATATGGTGAAGAAAAAGAATATTTTCTGAGATCTGCTAATATCTTTGCCCTTCCAACATATTATCATAACGAGTGTTTTCCCCTTGTACTCTTAGAAGCAATGAAGTATGCGTTACCCATTGTTTCTACCTCCGAAGGAGGCATTGCTGACATTGTTGTGGAAAACGAAACCGGATTTATAGTGACTCAACAAGATGCAGCAGCTCTTGAGGAAAAGTTAGAAGCCCTGATTAACGCTCCGAAGCTACGTTCAACATTGGGGGTAGCGGGCAGGGAACGGTATGAGCGCCTATACACGTTAGATTCATTTGAAAAAAATATAACAAGAATACTAAAAACTGCCGTGCAGAAAGATTAA
- a CDS encoding class I SAM-dependent methyltransferase, producing MIAVVTRADHQLIMRYIDEAKGDTALRSSIIETTKNSSFKKFADLEVRLGKRLGWYAFVRVLKPKVVVETGVDKGLGSVVICAALLKNQEEGYGGQYYGTDINPKAGYLLTGKYQEVGKILYGDSINSLSQFSEKIDLFINDSDHSADYEYQEYLVIKKLLSDKAVILGDNAHVTDKLLRFSNETSRKFLFFREDPINHWYPGGGIGVSFK from the coding sequence ATGATTGCGGTTGTTACCCGAGCAGATCATCAGCTGATAATGCGCTATATCGACGAAGCTAAAGGAGATACTGCTCTAAGAAGTTCAATTATTGAAACTACCAAAAACTCTTCGTTCAAAAAATTTGCCGATTTGGAGGTGCGGTTGGGTAAACGCCTTGGCTGGTACGCTTTTGTGAGAGTGCTTAAACCCAAAGTGGTGGTAGAGACTGGGGTAGACAAAGGACTTGGGTCTGTAGTAATATGCGCTGCCCTACTAAAGAATCAGGAGGAGGGATACGGTGGCCAATACTACGGGACCGATATTAACCCAAAAGCTGGTTACTTATTAACGGGCAAGTACCAAGAAGTTGGTAAAATTCTCTACGGTGATTCAATTAATAGCCTGTCTCAGTTTTCTGAGAAGATAGATCTATTTATTAATGATAGCGATCATTCTGCCGACTATGAATATCAGGAGTATCTGGTAATTAAGAAGTTGTTATCGGATAAAGCAGTTATACTGGGCGACAACGCGCATGTAACCGATAAACTCTTAAGGTTCTCTAACGAAACTAGCCGTAAATTCTTATTCTTCAGAGAAGACCCCATTAACCATTGGTACCCGGGCGGCGGTATCGGAGTATCGTTCAAGTAA